In Dermochelys coriacea isolate rDerCor1 chromosome 10, rDerCor1.pri.v4, whole genome shotgun sequence, one DNA window encodes the following:
- the LOC119862112 gene encoding mucin-17-like isoform X2: MMRLPMINHGAGPPHMDKSSGQDTTMASPRRRKSTMRVTLCPATTLVTVAKRHRCQIILATVTCFLACTIACNEGSSDTLCQNPLGTVPTTLPLQPDILLSQNTTGGILMKPNKYLLNHIVKGQTGLHAAGEKQHARSLQADSVGTTDQLSLPEAKWSDLSQISALPFKLDGKRSLHYKLGAAKKDKNGIDSKTLRLDTSLALDALAKMTGFSSKLSPKGLQASSKEDLMFSPHASKAVEVGTMDSNYPAMVPGTLSQAQSLLIDVDFLQYDSLHSAPKASAQPLKVSPDAASVAQSSTNSGSKQQAAVDSLTSDAWGLYKMTHFATLMAPRTSVDQKATRSSPTSVLPKFLASAPPTYRASKELSYLMSLTTSPTMAASPAVPTQDNLTMSTNFPESTSLEATNIGPTELITSRWPGSSPISTGVASHEPVVPVWLGTVPGMHPGFLTPSLPSGESFLDTSPSVTMPNQEHSTSELSAIKFVLSALPVGMSQSTNLLPAPVSTARLPSAKPMASTSASAPLHVGDLSHFTEHPSPGPLTVPDTLAGPTEGVETEEQFTAAVLMAASPTVRESINWPVLPVHVSTTAQSSPPSSAPVSPLKVTLPGVVHASSVEVSSGFPSQSGVGTDLPIALSGHSRTRAHIASVPKPATAGLGQLLVLTTSLSDVPADHSTPSSLVLEETFPEASAEQTIVPGVPHSLVTSSNTLSDVEVSDVTQLTGGVTEGPPSVAARVGLSSATHPLDPLKLDAETSSTSSTERILPVKQLGHKLEERTTEMACAGSDSTSCPTWVSDLSTAVEQKGSPSLAITHAPANLTIVSPSQESMRGVSSKPDTLVAGTSQALTYSTVLANVKPVVGFLHEDTAANSLSHMLLISKGPRSQSSTSACCPEISPNVSRASTAANITSATLYRELSKTVKFLDKEQTPAAAEVVAKMPPGSSELPLGASSDALESSSVVGASSAKPQAQPARKHYSLRRPGMRRRLSTPADSVLSHSTTSPPSGTDIQPGPRVHTSPQNKTFPMSPSKTSSNTSVIMKTETNITHSTLLYLNRNGLALLAGSTPTGMEHTPVPITAAGVPVASTTAASEWKPTSATLGEHKVPGVATKAANFSGLASAESPVSVMTPAVGLTSTSMAVSKATPVKNTTAAPLPELSTTTLLTSINLTQSFGTNAPIFQPLTEAKPSVVTSLHSTPSIPPTTKTTALLTSARTSTTPGLQLPTVPKTTKLMPWNKTTVSTLLIPPTSTLSTHLLLISQHSSTAKTDLSLLTRTMTARKNLTTAAVTAKQVATVKTGLISKLILPESEVPTLSFSPRGKTGSANRPTSPSLQLPVHILSLQFRLIGIAYTELLKNKSSDGYKKLEKEVKLTLNKMLSSYENFLQANVLQFLNGSIIVESEALFQRDGPVPTNSDLIRTVITEVERKMDTFFDWRVDVKSVQSNGFSLENLEPEKLSISFTALRLGSIAAFGGVSSQGSLDQLNNVVVQSLGALYKVKNFSFVRLRDIKGDLEISGKAYIDTHAHADVSQVLQALRGLVNYSVDLTTLSVDDSRLSLQVFPISFLINNRTVNEKLLDHSSVEHQNLTRDLADVLMHALRKYQGLLQVVIRDFLSGSLICHGDVLFQHPGPASTDVLQTLVLSVGPGHMLAGSGFQVDPYSFTVADDQLEPPFVYPSFPGYAMAITVMCGLVIIAIPIVALLYLNSGLFGWHDKAIIQGGRDHEAGSQTFELDNQGFRSTIEEDDGRRLYTPTKLSARE, from the exons ATGATGAGATTGCCCATGataaatcatggagcaggaccgCCACATATGGATAAGTCTTCAGGGCAAGACACTACAATGGCTTCCCCAAGAAGGAGAAAAAGCACCATGAGAGTAACCCTATGCCCTGCCACTACCTTAGTGACTGTTGCCAAAAGGCATAGATGCCAAATCATATTGGCTACAGTGACCTGCTTTCTTGCTTGTACCATTGCGTGTAATGAAGGGTCTTCAGATACTCTTTGTCAGAACCCTCTTGGCACTGTGCCTACAACTTTACCCTTGCAGCCTGACATATTGCTATCCCAGAACACTACTGGTGGCATCTTGATGAAACCCAACAAGTACTTACTGAACCACATTGTAAAAGGGCAAACTGGCTTGCATGCTGCTGGGGAAAAGCAACATGCTAGAAGCTTACAGGCAGACTCTGTAGGCACCACAGACCAACTAAGCCTCCCAGAAGCAAAATGGAGTGACTTAAGCCAGATCTCTGCACTTCCATTCAAGCTTGATGGAAAAAGGAGTCTGCATTATAAATTGGGAGCTGCCAAGAAAGATAAGAATGGCATTGACTCTAAGACTCTGAGACTTGACACTTCTCTGGCTCTTGATGCACTAGCCAAAATGACAGGCTTCTCTTCTAAGCTTTCCCCTAAGGGACTACAGGCATCCTCTAAGGAGGACCTGATGTTCTCCCCACATGCATCTAAAGCAGTGGAAGTTGGCACAATGGACTCTAATTACCCTGCAATGGTACCTGGTACTCTGTCCCAAGCACAATCCCTTCTGATAGATGTGGACTTCTTGCAGTATGACTCATTGCACTCTGCTCCAAAGGCATCTGCACAGCCCCTAAAAGTTTCTCCAGATGCTGCCTCTGTTGCTCAGTCAAGTACAAACTCTGGCTCGAAGCAACAAGCTGCTGTAGATAGTCTCACTAGTGATGCATGGGGTCTGTATAAAATGACCCACTTTGCCACACTAATGGCTCCCAGAACTAGCGTAGATCAGAAAGCCACTAGAAGTAGTCCCACTAGTGTCTTGCCTAAATTCCTGGCCTCTGCACCTCCAACATATAGGGCTAGCAAAGAACTTTCCTATTTAATGTCTCTGACCACAAGTCCTACCATGGCAGCCAGCCCAGCTGTTCCCACCCAGGATAACTTAACCATGAGTACCAACTTCCCGGAGTCCACATCTCTGGAAGCAACTAACATTGGCCCTACAGAACTGATCACCAGTAGGTGGCCAGGTTCTTCCCCCATATCAACTGGTGTGGCTTCTCATGAACCTGTGGTACCAGTGTGGCTTGGTACTGTCCCTGGGATGCATCCAGGGTTTCTGACACCATCTCTTCCTTCAGGAGAAAGTTTCTTGGATACATCCCCCAGTGTAACCATGCCCAACCAGGAACACAGTACCTCTGAACTATCTGCGATCAAATTCGTATTGAGTGCTCTTCCTGTTGGCATGTCACAATCCACTaacctgctcccagccccagtatCTACAGCAAGACTGCCCTCTGCCAAACCAATGGCCAGTACCTCAGCTTCTGCACCATTGCATGTGGGTGATCTGAGCCACTTCACAGAGCACCCATCTCCTGGGCCCCTTACTGTTCCAGACACCTTAGCAGGCCCCACTGAAGGGGTAGAGACTGAGGAGCAGTTTACTGCAGCTGTACTGATGGCTGCCTCACCCACTGTTAGAGAGTCAATTAATTGGCCAGTGCTACCTGTACATGTCAGCACTACTGCACAATCTTCTCCCCCATCTAGTGCTCCAGTCTCACCACTAAAGGTAACTCTTCCTGGTGTGGTGCATGCAAGTTCAGTAGAAGTGTCGTCTGGGTTTCCTTCACAGAGTGGTGTAGGGACAGATCTCCCTATTGCTCTGTCAGGACACAGCAGAACGAGGGCTCACATAGCTTCAGTTCCCAAGCCAGCcactgctgggctgggccagCTGCTAGTTCTAACTACTAGTTTATCAGATGTTCCAGCTGACCATAGCACTCCAAGCTCTCTGGTGCTGGAAGAGACCTTTCCTGAGGCCTCTGCAGAACAGACCATTGTCCCTGGAGTCCCTCATAGTCTAGTAACTAGCTCTAACACTCTCTCTGATGTTGAAGTCAGTGATGTGACTCAGCTGACTGGAGGTGTTACAGAGGGTCCCCCTTCAGTTGCAGCTAGAGTTGGCCTTTCCTCAGCCACACATCCCCTTGATCCTCTCAAACTTGATGCAGAGACTTCCAGCACTTCCTCTACAGAGAGAATCCTGCCAGTGAAACAGCTGGGTCATAAACTAGAAGAGCGCACTACTGAAATGGCATGTGCTGGTTCTGATTCCACTAGTTGCCCAACTTGGGTGTCTGACCTTAGTACAGCTGTGGAACAAAAGGGTTCTCCTAGCCTTGCTATTACACATGCTCCTGCCAATCTAACAATAGTTTCTCCCTCTCAGGAATCAATGAGAGGTGTCTCCTCCAAGCCAGACACTCTAGTTGCTGGTACCAGTCAAGCTTTGACCTACTCCACAGTCCTGGCTAATGTGAAGCCTGTTGTAGGCTTCCTGCATGAAGACACTGCAGCCAATTCTCTGTCCCATATGTTGCTTATTAGCAAGGGCCCTAGAAGTCAGTCCAGTACTTCTGCTTGCTGCCCTGAGATATCCCCTAACGTCTCAAGAGCCAGTACAGCTGCAAACATTACTAGTGCCACCCTCTACAGGGAATTGTCTAAAACTGTGAAGTTCCTTGATAAAGAGCAGACTCCGGCAGCTGCTGAAGTAGTGGCTAAAATGCCTCCCGGCTCCTCAGAGCTCCCGCTGGGAGCTTCAAGTGATGCACTGGAAAGCAGCTCTGTAGTTGGAGCAAGTTCAGCAAAGCCACAAGCTCAACCAGCACGTAAGCATTATTCGCTCCGTAGACCAGGAATGAGAAGAAGGCTGTCCACCCCAGCTGACTCAGTCTTATCCCACTCAACCACATCTCCGCCTAGTGGGACAGACATCCAGCCAGGGCCAAGGGTGCACACTTCTCCACAGAATAAGACCTTCCCTATGTCACCCTCTAAAACAAGTAGCAATACAAGTGTCATAATGAAGACTGAGACAAACATCACTCATTCCACTCTCCTGTACCTAAACAGAAATGGGCTAGCATTGCTTGCTGGCTCAACCCCTACTGGAATGGAACATACTCCAGTGCCTATAACAGCAGCTGGTGTCCCAGTAGCTTCCACTACAGCTGCATCAGAATGGAAGCCCACATCAGCAACTCTGGGAGAGCACAAAGTCCCAGGTGTGGCTACAAAGGCAGCAAACTTCAGTGGGTTGGCCTCTGCTGAGTCTCCAGTCAGCGTTATGACACCTGCTGTTGGGTTGACCTCCACAAGCATGGCTGTGTCTAAGGCTACACCAGTCAAAAATACAACAGCTGCTCCACTTCCAGAGCTAAGTACAACTACACTACTTACTAGTATAAACCTTACACAGTCTTTTGGGACTAATGCTCCCATTTTCCAGCCCCTCACTGAAGCCAAACCTAGTGTGGTGACTTCCCTTCATAGTACCCCCAGCATTCCACCCACAACAAAGACAACTGCCCTACTCACTAGTGCCAGAACTTCAACCACACCTGGCCTGCAGCTTCCTACTGTACCAAAGACAACTAAGCTGATGCCTTGGAACAAAACCACTGTATCAACACTGCTTATACCTCCTACATCAACCTTGTCCACCCACTTGCTGCTAATCTCCCAACACAGTTCAACCGCTAAAACAGACCTTAGTTTGTTAACTAGGACGATGACTGCAAGAAAGAACTTAACCACAGCTGCAGTGACTGCCAAGCAGGTGGCTACAGTCAAAACTGGTCTCATTTCAAAGCTGATCCTGCCTGAATCTGAGGTTCCAACACTGAGCTTCTCCCCTAGGGGAAAGACTGGGTCTGCAAATAGACCTACATCACCTTCACTGCAGTTGCCTGTGCATATCCTATCTCTGCAGTTCCGTCTTATTGGAATCGCTTACACAGAACTCCTGAAGAACAAATCTTCTGATGGGTACAAGAAGCTGGAGAAGGAAGTGAAGTTAACT CTAAACAAGATGTTATCCAGCTATGAGAACTTTCTCCAAGCAAACGTTCTCCAGTTTTT GAACGGTTCCATCATTGTTGAGAGTGAGGCTCTATTCCAGAGAGATGGCCCTGTTCCCACAAACTCTGACCTCATCCGCACAGTTATCACAGAGGTGGAAAGGAAAATGGACACCTTTTTTGACTGGAGAGTGGATGTCAAGTCTGTCCAGTCAAATG GTTTCAGCCTTGAGAATCTAGAACCAGAAAAGCTGTCTATCTCATTCACTGCTCTGAGACTTGGCTCAATTGCAGCATTCGGTGGGGTGAGCAGCCAGGGCTCTCTGGACCAGCTAAACAATGTG GTGGTTCAGTCTCTGGGGGCCCTGTATAAAGTGAAGAACTTCTCCTTTGTCAGACTCAG GGACATCAAAGGTGACCTGGAGATCAGTGGTAAAGCCTACATTGACACACATGCCCATGCTGATGTCAGCCAGGTTCTGCAAGCACTGAGGGGTCTTGTTAACTACTCTGTAGACTTGACAACTCTCTCTGTGGATG ATTCAAGGCTTAGCTTGCAGGTCTTCCCCATTTCCTTCCTGATCAACAACAGGACagtcaatgagaaactgctggaTCACTCTTCTGTGGAACACCAGAACCTCACCAGGGACCTTGCTGATGTG CTGATGCATGCCCTGAGGAAATACCAAGGCCTCCTGCAAGTGGTAATTCGAGACTTCCT AAGTGGCTCCCTGATCTGTCATGGGGATGTTTTATTCCAGCACCCTGGCCCAGCCAGTACAGATGTTCTGCAGACTCTTGTTCTTTCAGTTGGCCCAGGTCACATGTTGGCTGGGTCAGGCTTTCAGGTGGACCCATATTCTTTCACAGTGGCAG ATGACCAACTGGAACCTCCCTTTGTGTATCCAAGTTTCCCTGGATATGCCATGGCAATTACTGTCATGTGTGGCCTTGTTATAATTGCCATTCCCATTGTGGCTCTGCTG TACCTGAATTCTGGACTATTTGGCTGGCATGACAAGGCTATAATTCAGGGTGGGAGAGACCATGAAGCAGGGTCACAGACATTTGAACTGGATAATCAAGGATTCCGCTCTACCATTGAAGAG GATGATGGCAGACGTTTGTACACACCTACAAAACTCTCTGCCAGAGAGTGA
- the LOC119862112 gene encoding mucin-17-like isoform X1 produces the protein MMRLPMINHGAGPPHMDKSSGQDTTMASPRRRKSTMRVTLCPATTLVTVAKRHRCQIILATVTCFLACTIACNEGSSDTLCQNPLGTVPTTLPLQPDILLSQNTTGGILMKPNKYLLNHIVKGQTGLHAAGEKQHARSLQADSVGTTDQLSLPEAKWSDLSQISALPFKLDGKRSLHYKLGAAKKDKNGIDSKTLRLDTSLALDALAKMTGFSSKLSPKGLQASSKEDLMFSPHASKAVEVGTMDSNYPAMVPGTLSQAQSLLIDVDFLQYDSLHSAPKASAQPLKVSPDAASVAQSSTNSGSKQQAAVDSLTSDAWGLYKMTHFATLMAPRTSVDQKATRSSPTSVLPKFLASAPPTYRASKELSYLMSLTTSPTMAASPAVPTQDNLTMSTNFPESTSLEATNIGPTELITSRWPGSSPISTGVASHEPVVPVWLGTVPGMHPGFLTPSLPSGESFLDTSPSVTMPNQEHSTSELSAIKFVLSALPVGMSQSTNLLPAPVSTARLPSAKPMASTSASAPLHVGDLSHFTEHPSPGPLTVPDTLAGPTEGVETEEQFTAAVLMAASPTVRESINWPVLPVHVSTTAQSSPPSSAPVSPLKVTLPGVVHASSVEVSSGFPSQSGVGTDLPIALSGHSRTRAHIASVPKPATAGLGQLLVLTTSLSDVPADHSTPSSLVLEETFPEASAEQTIVPGVPHSLVTSSNTLSDVEVSDVTQLTGGVTEGPPSVAARVGLSSATHPLDPLKLDAETSSTSSTERILPVKQLGHKLEERTTEMACAGSDSTSCPTWVSDLSTAVEQKGSPSLAITHAPANLTIVSPSQESMRGVSSKPDTLVAGTSQALTYSTVLANVKPVVGFLHEDTAANSLSHMLLISKGPRSQSSTSACCPEISPNVSRASTAANITSATLYRELSKTVKFLDKEQTPAAAEVVAKMPPGSSELPLGASSDALESSSVVGASSAKPQAQPARKHYSLRRPGMRRRLSTPADSVLSHSTTSPPSGTDIQPGPRVHTSPQNKTFPMSPSKTSSNTSVIMKTETNITHSTLLYLNRNGLALLAGSTPTGMEHTPVPITAAGVPVASTTAASEWKPTSATLGEHKVPGVATKAANFSGLASAESPVSVMTPAVGLTSTSMAVSKATPVKNTTAAPLPELSTTTLLTSINLTQSFGTNAPIFQPLTEAKPSVVTSLHSTPSIPPTTKTTALLTSARTSTTPGLQLPTVPKTTKLMPWNKTTVSTLLIPPTSTLSTHLLLISQHSSTAKTDLSLLTRTMTARKNLTTAAVTAKQVATVKTGLISKLILPESEVPTLSFSPRGKTGSANRPTSPSLQLPVHILSLQFRLIGIAYTELLKNKSSDGYKKLEKEVKLTLNKMLSSYENFLQANVLQFLNGSIIVESEALFQRDGPVPTNSDLIRTVITEVERKMDTFFDWRVDVKSVQSNGFSLENLEPEKLSISFTALRLGSIAAFGGVSSQGSLDQLNNVVVQSLGALYKVKNFSFVRLRDIKGDLEISGKAYIDTHAHADVSQVLQALRGLVNYSVDLTTLSVDDSRLSLQVFPISFLINNRTVNEKLLDHSSVEHQNLTRDLADVLMHALRKYQGLLQVVIRDFLSGSLICHGDVLFQHPGPASTDVLQTLVLSVGPGHMLAGSGFQVDPYSFTVADDQLEPPFVYPSFPGYAMAITVMCGLVIIAIPIVALLYLNSGLFGWHDKAIIQGGRDHEAGSQTFELDNQGFRSTIEECRMMADVCTHLQNSLPESEDAI, from the exons ATGATGAGATTGCCCATGataaatcatggagcaggaccgCCACATATGGATAAGTCTTCAGGGCAAGACACTACAATGGCTTCCCCAAGAAGGAGAAAAAGCACCATGAGAGTAACCCTATGCCCTGCCACTACCTTAGTGACTGTTGCCAAAAGGCATAGATGCCAAATCATATTGGCTACAGTGACCTGCTTTCTTGCTTGTACCATTGCGTGTAATGAAGGGTCTTCAGATACTCTTTGTCAGAACCCTCTTGGCACTGTGCCTACAACTTTACCCTTGCAGCCTGACATATTGCTATCCCAGAACACTACTGGTGGCATCTTGATGAAACCCAACAAGTACTTACTGAACCACATTGTAAAAGGGCAAACTGGCTTGCATGCTGCTGGGGAAAAGCAACATGCTAGAAGCTTACAGGCAGACTCTGTAGGCACCACAGACCAACTAAGCCTCCCAGAAGCAAAATGGAGTGACTTAAGCCAGATCTCTGCACTTCCATTCAAGCTTGATGGAAAAAGGAGTCTGCATTATAAATTGGGAGCTGCCAAGAAAGATAAGAATGGCATTGACTCTAAGACTCTGAGACTTGACACTTCTCTGGCTCTTGATGCACTAGCCAAAATGACAGGCTTCTCTTCTAAGCTTTCCCCTAAGGGACTACAGGCATCCTCTAAGGAGGACCTGATGTTCTCCCCACATGCATCTAAAGCAGTGGAAGTTGGCACAATGGACTCTAATTACCCTGCAATGGTACCTGGTACTCTGTCCCAAGCACAATCCCTTCTGATAGATGTGGACTTCTTGCAGTATGACTCATTGCACTCTGCTCCAAAGGCATCTGCACAGCCCCTAAAAGTTTCTCCAGATGCTGCCTCTGTTGCTCAGTCAAGTACAAACTCTGGCTCGAAGCAACAAGCTGCTGTAGATAGTCTCACTAGTGATGCATGGGGTCTGTATAAAATGACCCACTTTGCCACACTAATGGCTCCCAGAACTAGCGTAGATCAGAAAGCCACTAGAAGTAGTCCCACTAGTGTCTTGCCTAAATTCCTGGCCTCTGCACCTCCAACATATAGGGCTAGCAAAGAACTTTCCTATTTAATGTCTCTGACCACAAGTCCTACCATGGCAGCCAGCCCAGCTGTTCCCACCCAGGATAACTTAACCATGAGTACCAACTTCCCGGAGTCCACATCTCTGGAAGCAACTAACATTGGCCCTACAGAACTGATCACCAGTAGGTGGCCAGGTTCTTCCCCCATATCAACTGGTGTGGCTTCTCATGAACCTGTGGTACCAGTGTGGCTTGGTACTGTCCCTGGGATGCATCCAGGGTTTCTGACACCATCTCTTCCTTCAGGAGAAAGTTTCTTGGATACATCCCCCAGTGTAACCATGCCCAACCAGGAACACAGTACCTCTGAACTATCTGCGATCAAATTCGTATTGAGTGCTCTTCCTGTTGGCATGTCACAATCCACTaacctgctcccagccccagtatCTACAGCAAGACTGCCCTCTGCCAAACCAATGGCCAGTACCTCAGCTTCTGCACCATTGCATGTGGGTGATCTGAGCCACTTCACAGAGCACCCATCTCCTGGGCCCCTTACTGTTCCAGACACCTTAGCAGGCCCCACTGAAGGGGTAGAGACTGAGGAGCAGTTTACTGCAGCTGTACTGATGGCTGCCTCACCCACTGTTAGAGAGTCAATTAATTGGCCAGTGCTACCTGTACATGTCAGCACTACTGCACAATCTTCTCCCCCATCTAGTGCTCCAGTCTCACCACTAAAGGTAACTCTTCCTGGTGTGGTGCATGCAAGTTCAGTAGAAGTGTCGTCTGGGTTTCCTTCACAGAGTGGTGTAGGGACAGATCTCCCTATTGCTCTGTCAGGACACAGCAGAACGAGGGCTCACATAGCTTCAGTTCCCAAGCCAGCcactgctgggctgggccagCTGCTAGTTCTAACTACTAGTTTATCAGATGTTCCAGCTGACCATAGCACTCCAAGCTCTCTGGTGCTGGAAGAGACCTTTCCTGAGGCCTCTGCAGAACAGACCATTGTCCCTGGAGTCCCTCATAGTCTAGTAACTAGCTCTAACACTCTCTCTGATGTTGAAGTCAGTGATGTGACTCAGCTGACTGGAGGTGTTACAGAGGGTCCCCCTTCAGTTGCAGCTAGAGTTGGCCTTTCCTCAGCCACACATCCCCTTGATCCTCTCAAACTTGATGCAGAGACTTCCAGCACTTCCTCTACAGAGAGAATCCTGCCAGTGAAACAGCTGGGTCATAAACTAGAAGAGCGCACTACTGAAATGGCATGTGCTGGTTCTGATTCCACTAGTTGCCCAACTTGGGTGTCTGACCTTAGTACAGCTGTGGAACAAAAGGGTTCTCCTAGCCTTGCTATTACACATGCTCCTGCCAATCTAACAATAGTTTCTCCCTCTCAGGAATCAATGAGAGGTGTCTCCTCCAAGCCAGACACTCTAGTTGCTGGTACCAGTCAAGCTTTGACCTACTCCACAGTCCTGGCTAATGTGAAGCCTGTTGTAGGCTTCCTGCATGAAGACACTGCAGCCAATTCTCTGTCCCATATGTTGCTTATTAGCAAGGGCCCTAGAAGTCAGTCCAGTACTTCTGCTTGCTGCCCTGAGATATCCCCTAACGTCTCAAGAGCCAGTACAGCTGCAAACATTACTAGTGCCACCCTCTACAGGGAATTGTCTAAAACTGTGAAGTTCCTTGATAAAGAGCAGACTCCGGCAGCTGCTGAAGTAGTGGCTAAAATGCCTCCCGGCTCCTCAGAGCTCCCGCTGGGAGCTTCAAGTGATGCACTGGAAAGCAGCTCTGTAGTTGGAGCAAGTTCAGCAAAGCCACAAGCTCAACCAGCACGTAAGCATTATTCGCTCCGTAGACCAGGAATGAGAAGAAGGCTGTCCACCCCAGCTGACTCAGTCTTATCCCACTCAACCACATCTCCGCCTAGTGGGACAGACATCCAGCCAGGGCCAAGGGTGCACACTTCTCCACAGAATAAGACCTTCCCTATGTCACCCTCTAAAACAAGTAGCAATACAAGTGTCATAATGAAGACTGAGACAAACATCACTCATTCCACTCTCCTGTACCTAAACAGAAATGGGCTAGCATTGCTTGCTGGCTCAACCCCTACTGGAATGGAACATACTCCAGTGCCTATAACAGCAGCTGGTGTCCCAGTAGCTTCCACTACAGCTGCATCAGAATGGAAGCCCACATCAGCAACTCTGGGAGAGCACAAAGTCCCAGGTGTGGCTACAAAGGCAGCAAACTTCAGTGGGTTGGCCTCTGCTGAGTCTCCAGTCAGCGTTATGACACCTGCTGTTGGGTTGACCTCCACAAGCATGGCTGTGTCTAAGGCTACACCAGTCAAAAATACAACAGCTGCTCCACTTCCAGAGCTAAGTACAACTACACTACTTACTAGTATAAACCTTACACAGTCTTTTGGGACTAATGCTCCCATTTTCCAGCCCCTCACTGAAGCCAAACCTAGTGTGGTGACTTCCCTTCATAGTACCCCCAGCATTCCACCCACAACAAAGACAACTGCCCTACTCACTAGTGCCAGAACTTCAACCACACCTGGCCTGCAGCTTCCTACTGTACCAAAGACAACTAAGCTGATGCCTTGGAACAAAACCACTGTATCAACACTGCTTATACCTCCTACATCAACCTTGTCCACCCACTTGCTGCTAATCTCCCAACACAGTTCAACCGCTAAAACAGACCTTAGTTTGTTAACTAGGACGATGACTGCAAGAAAGAACTTAACCACAGCTGCAGTGACTGCCAAGCAGGTGGCTACAGTCAAAACTGGTCTCATTTCAAAGCTGATCCTGCCTGAATCTGAGGTTCCAACACTGAGCTTCTCCCCTAGGGGAAAGACTGGGTCTGCAAATAGACCTACATCACCTTCACTGCAGTTGCCTGTGCATATCCTATCTCTGCAGTTCCGTCTTATTGGAATCGCTTACACAGAACTCCTGAAGAACAAATCTTCTGATGGGTACAAGAAGCTGGAGAAGGAAGTGAAGTTAACT CTAAACAAGATGTTATCCAGCTATGAGAACTTTCTCCAAGCAAACGTTCTCCAGTTTTT GAACGGTTCCATCATTGTTGAGAGTGAGGCTCTATTCCAGAGAGATGGCCCTGTTCCCACAAACTCTGACCTCATCCGCACAGTTATCACAGAGGTGGAAAGGAAAATGGACACCTTTTTTGACTGGAGAGTGGATGTCAAGTCTGTCCAGTCAAATG GTTTCAGCCTTGAGAATCTAGAACCAGAAAAGCTGTCTATCTCATTCACTGCTCTGAGACTTGGCTCAATTGCAGCATTCGGTGGGGTGAGCAGCCAGGGCTCTCTGGACCAGCTAAACAATGTG GTGGTTCAGTCTCTGGGGGCCCTGTATAAAGTGAAGAACTTCTCCTTTGTCAGACTCAG GGACATCAAAGGTGACCTGGAGATCAGTGGTAAAGCCTACATTGACACACATGCCCATGCTGATGTCAGCCAGGTTCTGCAAGCACTGAGGGGTCTTGTTAACTACTCTGTAGACTTGACAACTCTCTCTGTGGATG ATTCAAGGCTTAGCTTGCAGGTCTTCCCCATTTCCTTCCTGATCAACAACAGGACagtcaatgagaaactgctggaTCACTCTTCTGTGGAACACCAGAACCTCACCAGGGACCTTGCTGATGTG CTGATGCATGCCCTGAGGAAATACCAAGGCCTCCTGCAAGTGGTAATTCGAGACTTCCT AAGTGGCTCCCTGATCTGTCATGGGGATGTTTTATTCCAGCACCCTGGCCCAGCCAGTACAGATGTTCTGCAGACTCTTGTTCTTTCAGTTGGCCCAGGTCACATGTTGGCTGGGTCAGGCTTTCAGGTGGACCCATATTCTTTCACAGTGGCAG ATGACCAACTGGAACCTCCCTTTGTGTATCCAAGTTTCCCTGGATATGCCATGGCAATTACTGTCATGTGTGGCCTTGTTATAATTGCCATTCCCATTGTGGCTCTGCTG TACCTGAATTCTGGACTATTTGGCTGGCATGACAAGGCTATAATTCAGGGTGGGAGAGACCATGAAGCAGGGTCACAGACATTTGAACTGGATAATCAAGGATTCCGCTCTACCATTGAAGAG tgcagGATGATGGCAGACGTTTGTACACACCTACAAAACTCTCTGCCAGAGAGTGAAGATGCAATATAA